The sequence ATGCCGTGTTCATGAAAGTTCATGCCAGGCACCTTAACTCCATGACGTATTCAGTAGCCATGGTCGATAATCATGCCGAAGAGCATTTACAGCTTCTGAGGGATGCCATCAATGATTTTAAAGCTTTATTTGTCGACTGGGTGAAGGGATTTGATCCTTCGTGCAAGTACGATGACGGCTGGGGGCTTTTTTGAGAGAATTCTCCAGCATAAGTTACCATTATAACTGTCGGAAAATGGGTGATTTTAACAAAACGGCTCATTGGGATCACGTTTATCAAACCAAGCCACTGGAATCGGTAAGCTGGTATCAGCCGGTTCCCAAGACCTCAATCCAGCTAATCCACGAATTGGAATTGCCCTTTTCTGCGAAAATCATCGACATAGGGGGCGGCGATAGCTTGCTGGTAGACCATCTCTTGGAAATGGGCTACGAAGACATCACTGTCTTGGACATTTCATTAGCGGCGATCAACCGCGCCAAAGAACGTTTGGGACATGCTGCTGAAAGGATCCAATGGATCGTCGCGGATGTCTGTGACTTCCGGCCCAATGCAACTTATGATCTATGGCATGATCGAGCTGCCTTCCATTTCTTAACAGAGGAAAAAGACATCGCTTCCTATGTGGAAGCCTCCCAAAGGACCATTGCTGAGGATGGAAAAATGATCTTGGGTACTTTTTCGGATAAAGGGCCTGAAAAGTGCAGCGGCCTCCCGATCAAGCAATATACCGCAGACCTTTTGGAAACAACTTTTTCTCCAGCTTTTAGGAAAGAAAAATGCTTCCATGAACAGCACCCCACTCCCAATGGCTCATTTCAGGATTTTGTGTTTTGCAGATTCGCCAAAAAATAGGCTGGCCCACTTTATGCCTTGGTCATGTCCGGCTCTTTGATCATGTCAAAGGGCGTCAAAAGGAAATTGCCCAAAAGAGCAATTAACGCTGGCATGGGTAGAGCCTTAGCTCCCTTTGCCAAACTGATAGCCAAAATATGCTCCTCCAATGACCATGACAAGCGCAATGCCGACCAAAAGCAAAAGGACCCCCAAGGGCATTTCCCAGTCTTCTGAGCCAATACGAAAACGAATATTCTTTTTTAGATCAAACATGTCCGTAAAGTTATTGTTTACTTTACAATATCAAAGCAGCAGCGATCACCATGATTGCCTAAAACCTGACAATGCCCATGCCGAGCCAAGCCCCTGTCCTGACCCCCGAACTCCTTAAGGTTATAAAGATTTTCGGACTGCTATCTGTAAGCATTGTCTTAGTTTTATCATTTTTCAATGAATATCGGGCAGACAATACCGGCACGGATGACCCGCACAGCATGACTGACAGCAACTACCTTTACTTCAAGAATGTTCGCCGATTACATTATGAAATTGATAAAAACCCGGCCACAAAACTGGAAATTTACCGCTTAGACAAGCGATTAAAAGGTGAAAATTTGATTTTTGTTAATCTTTCCATTATCGTTAGCCGTATAAGGAATAAAGCCTACATCTACATTGAACCCGCTGATAAATTGAAATCGGTAACAACCGTGGAAATCAGTTGGCAAAAAAATGGCAGCGAGCAGGGCATGTTGAGCTTTCAGCAAGGTGACCGGATGAGTCATCACCGGTTTGTCTGCGAGCTGTATCCTCTGATAGATGAAAAAACAGAATTTAAAGTAAAAATCGCTGGAAAATGGCTTCCTATACTAGTATCCGATAAAGAAAGACAAGCCTTTAAAACCACCACGGAGGACTATCTCCAGCTCATAAAATAAACCCAAAGTAAGATGGACGTTAAAAAAATCGATAACCTATGGCGCTTTTTATCCATTAAAAACAACCTGCCCCTAAAACTGGAATTGAACCATCATGTGCATTACAAGTTCGTTAAGGGCAATATCCAGCTCATCCATCAATTTCACCCAAAGCTTTGGCAAGAATCTACCTTGATCATCGCAGAAAAACTTTTCCAGGAAAAAGCGGTATCCCAGCACTTCCACCATAAGAAAAAGCAGTTTGGGATCCCGTCAACAGGCTCCTCTACACATGTTCAGATTTTTTTTCCAAAATCGATCCTTTCTCTCAAATCCAATTATGAAATGGACGTCCAAATGGATCGAAACGGAAACTACTCCATCAGCCTCAGCCCCTTTGTTCCCAAAAACGTGTATCAGATTTTAGATAGTGTAAATTATGTTTGCCAAGAAATGTGGAAGAAAAACTTTTTCTCCGAAGGCATCAGAAACTAACTTACCGTCCTAAATAGTGTACCAGCCTCAAGAGTAATGATACGATAATGCTGATGAGGATCATGCTGGTAACGGGAAAATAAAAGCTAAAGTTCTCTCGCTCAACACGGATATCACCGGGCAGCCTGCCCAGCCAATTCAGCTTGTCCCCTAAAAAGTAAATCCCCAGGCCAATCCCCACAATGACCAGCCCTGCGCCAATTATCCATTTCCCCATTTCACTATTCATAACACTAAAATACTGGCTGAAAAGTGAACATGCAATGATCTCATCATTGTTTGGTAAAGATGTATTGTCCATTGAAATGAAGCGCAGCCATTAGAAGCGTCATTTTTCCGAACCCTTTGCAGCATTGCTGCTATTCCAATGCTCCTCCACGTCGAGCTGCTTCACCGCTGGCCGGTACCATCCATTTCGATAGTCTCCATCACAGGCTTCCCGTAAAAGTGCCTTCATCTCCGCTAACTTTAGGGGATGTTTCGCCGAAAGGTCTGCAGATTCCTTAAAGTCTTCAGGCAGGTAGTAAAGCTCAAAAACGTTTTTGGTGATGAAATACCGTAATTTCCAGCCATCCTTGGCGATCATCGTGGGCCCTTCAAAAGATGAATGGACGACAAATTCATGCTGATCCACTTGCGTACCTTCTGTCATTTCGCCCAAAAAGCTTATCCCATCGGTGACAAAAGGCTCCCGAAACCCGACTATATCAGCGATGGTCGGCAACCAATCGTAATTGGTCACCAACAGGTCAGAGGTAGCACCAGCCGGAACATGACCTGGCCATCTCACCAAGAGTGGCACTTCCAGCCCTCCTTGCAAATTGCTCCTTTTCATGCCTGCGCGGCCATTATTTCCATTAAAAACATCCCCCGCCAGCTCACTGTAATACTTATTTTCCAAGTTATCAAACCGTTCACCCGTCTGCATGTTGGTATAGGGCTTCAGTACCCGACCTTCTTGGGTGTAGTAAATTTCATGACCATTATCTGACGTAAATACTACCAGGGTATTCTCCGTCAAATCCAGCCGATCCAACTCGTCGAGAATTTGGCCCACATTATGGTCAAGCATCTTGACCATGGAAGCGTATTCCTTTTCTATTTGCGTCAGCACTGGGGAATCGGCCACTTCAGAATGGACGGCAGGTACTGCCACAGGGCCATGTGGTAGCTGAGTGGGAAAATACAAGAAAAAGGGCTGGTCTTTATGGTTACGGATAAAGTCCAAAGCCTTTTCCATGAACAAGTCCTGCGAATATACCGCCTTTCCACGCATGTCCCATCGTTGCTCAAAGGCTTCCTGTGTTTCACGCTCAATGGTCTTTCCACAATCTGCTCGGGTGTTTCCAGGGATGTTCACCAATTGGCCATTTTCAAAAAGGAAAGGGGGATAAAACCCGTGCGCCCTGTTATGGTCCAAGTAGCCAAAATATTCCTGCCAGCCATGACGCCGCATTTGATAGTCTGAAGCAGCAAATCCCCATTCCAATTTGCCAAACTGAGCTGTGCTATAACCTGCTTTCTGGGCCACTTCTCCCAAAAACACCTGCGAATTAGGAATGGAATCGAGCCCGGAATTGATCATATTTTCCACTTCCTGATGGGTGTAAGTATCGTTTCCGATTTTCCGATACAACGCCCCTCTGGTGATGGGAAATTGCCGGGCATGACAATCGTGAAGCCCCGTGATCAGCGCTGCACGAGCAGGGGCACAAAGCATGCTTCCCGTGGCATTTGAAAACCGCATGCCTTCTGTGGCCAGCCGATCGATATTTGGCGTGGAAAGGTGTCGTTGGCCTTCATGGCCAAGCATTCCTTTGCCGAGGTCATCGGCATAAATAAACACAATATTGGGCTGGCGCTGTTGGGAAGTCGTTTCTTTACAACCACCCAAATGAAGTAACGTCAGCATGGCACCGAGCAAACAGGCAATTTTCAGGTATTGCATCCTACAATTTAGGCCGTTTGGATAAAAAATGAAAGCATCTGGCCGCTTTTGACCATTGAGGTCACTCCTTGCCTTGCTCATCGGGCAGCAGTCGAAGCACCACTGTCATCGGGGATTCAAAGAGATCTTTCCCTTCAAATACTTTTTGGTAATGAATATCCATCTGGTCCAACTCCTCCAAATGTCGCTTCCTGGTAATCAGGTATCCCATTGTCCTTTGGGGAACTGCTTCCTCTTGAATATTCTTCAGTGGCCGCTGCAGGTAAAATGAAAAAGCAGGATTATAGATTTTGTAATAATACAGCTCAGAAGCGGCTAATTGAGAGGCCTTGGCCTGCAAAACAGGATTTTGCTGATCAATTTTCGGAAAGGCAAACCAAAAAAAGACAACGGCCACCAACATAAAGCCTCCTCCAAACCAAACGAGAAAGCCTGCTGTTTGGTGGCGGTAGAGTGCCCTATACATGGGAAAAACCACCAAAACAGGCACTAGAAACCACCAAAGCAGGCTCTTGGGAACCAGCAATGCCGGATCTGCTGACAATCCAAAATAGATCCCAAAAGGCAATAAGACCAGCAACATTCCATAAGCGACTCCAGGGACCCATAGGCTTTTCCATTTGGAAGCCTTGGCCAGAGCCGCCAAGTAATTGCCTATAATCATGGCCAGAAAAGGATAGGCCGGCACGGTATAGTTGGGGAGTTTGGTGCCTGCAAACATAAAAAACACAATGATTGTAGCCGCACAGATCAAGGCAAATGTCGTGACTCGATTGGTGCGGTATTTTAAGGTATGCCACACGCTTTGGAATAAAAAGAATGCAAAAGGCAGCATCCCACCGAGCACAAACAGCCACGTCAGCCAAAATCCTCCCCCGTGTCCTTCCATCGGTGCGGAAAAGCGGTTGAGGTTATGCTTGAAGATAAATTCCTCTATCCAAAGCCCATTGGTCTTGGTGGCCACCAGTACATACCAGGGTAGGGCAATCAAGAAAAAAACGCCCAAGCCGACCGGATGGAAAATCCTGCGCAGCCTTTTGCCATTGAGCAGCTGCATGGTAAGGCCGTACACCAGTAGGGCGATGCAGGGAAGCACGACTCCCACGGGGCCTTTGGCAAGCACGGCCAAGCCCAGCGCCACATACGTCACCAGCATGAGCCTGGTGGAGCGGAAACCTGACAGTGACCATTCATAAAATGTCATGAGCCCCATGCTCATAAAGAAGATCAAAAACGGATCTGGCACCGCCATATGGAACTGGATATACCAATGCAAACAGGAGGTAAGCACGAGCAGCGTCAGAAGCCCCGCCCGAAACCCTAAGTTTTTCCGTGCAAAGCGATAAGTAAAATAGATCGTCAAAAAGCCAAATAGGGCAGGAAAGAACCTTGCCGCAAATTCGTTGATACCAAACAGCTGGTAGGACAACATAAAAAAATAATAGTGCAATGGGGGCTTGTCAAAGCGGTATTCTCCGTTAAATGTCGGCACGATCCACTCTCCCTGCTGCAGCATCTCGATGGCTGCTGTGGCGTTCTTGGCCTCGTCCAAGACATAGATACTCAAGCCGTTGATATTTGAAAAATGGAGGAGAAAGGCAATGAGCAGCAATACCCCGCCAGCAATCCCCTTTTTGTCCAGGATTTTTTCCATATGCCAAAATTACTGGCTATTCGATGGCTCAATGTCAAGAAAGCATTATCAAAAAGTTAGGTTTTGATAACGCCACTTGGTGTCCGTCCAAAAAAGCTGTAATTTTGACCAAATTTTATACGGTATGTCCCAGTTACAGCTTTCCCTTGTCGTTACGGTTTACAACGAGGAAGAAAATATTCAACCCTTATTAGCTGCTGTTTATGAAGCCCTGGAAGGGATTTCTTATGAACTCATTTTGGTGGATGACGGCTCCACCGACAAGACCGTGGCCATGGCCAAGCAACATGCAAATACCGCCACGAGGGTCTTGATTTTTAACAAGAACTATGGACAAACTACCGCATTGGCAGCGGGCATTGACCATGCCACAGGTGCGTATATCGTCACCATGGATGGAGACTTGCAAAACGATCCATCCGACATTCCAATGATGCTGCAGAAAGCCATTGATGAGGATTGGGACGTGGTCGCAGGTGTACGGGCAAATAGACAGGATGGCTTTGTCCTCCGTAAATTGCCCAGCAAATTTGCCAACTGGATGATTCGAAATACCACCAAGGTGTACCTCAAGGACTACGGCTGCAGCTTGCGTGTTTATAAAGCAAATATCGCCCAAAACATGGGGCTTTATGGAGAATTGCACCGATTTATACCGGTTTTGGCCAAGCAGGAAGGTGCCCGAATGACAGAGGTAAATGTCAAGCACCATCCCCGGATCCACGGCACATCCAAATACGGGCTGAACAGAACCTTTAAGGTTTTGGCTGACCTTATCCTGATGCTCTTTTTCCAAAAGTACCTCCAGCGCCCCATTCACATTTTTGGTGGGCTAGGACTTTTGGCATTGATTTCAGGCGTCCTGATCAATTTCTACTTGTTGGTGCTCAAGATCCTTGGAGAAGACATCTGGGGTCGGCCAATCTTACTGGTAGGCCTGATTTTAGTCTTGGGAGGGCTGCAATTGATCACTACCGGAATCGTAGCAGAGATCATTGTCAGGACCTACTTCGAATCGCAAAACAAGAAGACCTATACCATCAAAGAAGTTTTCCAAGGTGCCTAAAAAAACACTCAAGCTACTCCTGAAAGTACTCCTGACGGGAGTGGCCATCTACCTTGTGTTCAGAAAAATAGACCTCGAAGCCACTTGGCAGGTCATAAAAAAAGCCAATTTGGCCTTTCTGGTCATCGCTGCACTCTGCTTTGTGCTCTCTAAAATCCTTTCTTCCTTTCGCTTAAACGGGCTTTTTCGCAACCTTGATGTTCGTCTCAGCGAACGCCAAAACCTCAAACTTTACTGGATCGGAATGTTTTATAACCTCTTTCTTCCCGGTGGAATAGGCGGCGACGGTTACAAGGTATATTGGCTTAACAAGCGGTTTGATGCGAAAGTGAAAAAGCTGCTGGCGGCAGTCCTGTTGGACCGTGTCAGTGGACTTATCGCGCTGGTGTGGCTGTTGCTGGTGATTTGGTTTTTTGTGACCGTGGAGTGGACCGCTCCTTGGGGCATCAACTTGGACTTGATCGCCGCAGCTGGCTTGTGCTTGGTGCCTTTGGCCTTCGTTGGGGTGATCAGGTGGTGGTTTCCTTCGTTTTGGGCTTCTACTGCACTTACCGGCGGCTATAGTCTCTTGGTTCAGTCTGCCCAGTTGATCTGTGCCTATTTCATCCTATTGGGATTGGGCGTCCAAACACAAATCCTGGAATATCAGTTTGTCTTTTTGCTTTCCTCGATTGTAGCGGTACTGCCCTTGACCATCGGAGGAGTGGGCGCAAGGGAACTGGTGTTTATCTTTAGCCACGAATATATGGGCATCGATAAAAATGTAGCCGTGGCCTTCAGTTTACTTTTTTTCCTGATTACCGCTTTGGTTTCTTTGGCTGGTGCCACAGTAAAGATGGAACCCGGAACAGCCATCAGTGAGCAGTAGCCAGACGAGAGAACCCAAGGAGTTCTGAAAGCTTTCCATGCTCACCTCACCGATTCTTCCACGATCAGGACAATTCCCCTTTCTTGGCCACATCGCATTTGCCGCAGCCACAGCCCAGGTCGTTTGATTTTTTGGGCTTGAAATACTGGTATACCTTCCAGGCAACAATCCCCACAAACAATGTCCACACAATAATTTCCTGCCACATAACTTTATTTTTTCATTTATGAAAACAGCTGATAAGCTATCAGCGCCGATACATAGGCCAAAGCCGTCATGTAAACCGTCTGGATGACCGGCCACTTCCATCCCTTGGTCTCACGATATACCACCGCCAAGGTACTCATACATTGCATCGCAAATGCATAAAATACCATGAGGGAAATGGCCGTGGCCAAATTAAATACGGCCTCACCGGTATTGGGATTGACTTCACTTTTTAGCTTTTGCTGAATGGTCAATTCATCTTCCACTTCACTGCCGACACTGTAAAGGGTCGCCATGGTGGAGACAAAAACCTCCCGCGCCGCAAAGGAAGTGATCAGCGCGATACCGATTTTCCAATCATAACCCAAAGGCCGGATAGCCGGCTCTATAAACTGTCCGGCTATTCCTATATACGAAGATTCCAGTTCTGCTGATTCAAGGTTATGCCGATAATCTAGCATCGCTTCTTCAGAAGCGCCGTCAGCCGGTACCTCTACCGCTGCAATGGCTTCTTCCCTCGCACTGGACGGCCCGTAACTCGCGAGCACCCACAACACGATCGAAATGGCCAAGATCACCTTACCCGCCTCAAAAACAAAGGTCTTCGATTTGGAATACATGGTGATGAGCACATCCTTCCACCTTGGCAAACGGTACATGGGCATTTCCACCATCAAATAACTTCTTTCCTTAAAATGCAAGACCATTTTAAGGATCCAAGCCGTCACCAACACCGCCACCACACCGAGCAGGTACATGCCCAGCATCACTAAAGCCTGAAGGCCAAATGGCCCCACATTGGTCGCAGGAACAGCTATTCCGATCAGGATAACATACACCGGAAGCCTGGCCGAGCAACTCATCAATGGCGTCACCATGATTGTAATCAAGCGGTCCTTCCAATTGCCAATATTCCGGCTCGCCATAATCCCTGGAATGGCACAGGCAATGCCCGAGATAAGCGGTACCACACTCTTGCCATTAAGGCCAAATGGCCGCATGATACGGTCCATCAAGAATACCACCCGAGACATATAGCCCGTATCCTCAAGAATTCCCAAAAAGGCAAAAAGCAAGGCAATTTGTGGGATAAAGATCACTACCCCTCCAATACCAGGAATGATCCCCTCGGTGATCAAATCTGTCAGCACACCCTCCGGCAACCATCCGGCGACTGTTCCGCTCAAACGCGCAAAAAAGCCATCAATCAAATCCATCGGTACCGCTGACCAAGCAAACACCGCTTGG comes from Echinicola vietnamensis DSM 17526 and encodes:
- a CDS encoding ArnT family glycosyltransferase produces the protein MEKILDKKGIAGGVLLLIAFLLHFSNINGLSIYVLDEAKNATAAIEMLQQGEWIVPTFNGEYRFDKPPLHYYFFMLSYQLFGINEFAARFFPALFGFLTIYFTYRFARKNLGFRAGLLTLLVLTSCLHWYIQFHMAVPDPFLIFFMSMGLMTFYEWSLSGFRSTRLMLVTYVALGLAVLAKGPVGVVLPCIALLVYGLTMQLLNGKRLRRIFHPVGLGVFFLIALPWYVLVATKTNGLWIEEFIFKHNLNRFSAPMEGHGGGFWLTWLFVLGGMLPFAFFLFQSVWHTLKYRTNRVTTFALICAATIIVFFMFAGTKLPNYTVPAYPFLAMIIGNYLAALAKASKWKSLWVPGVAYGMLLVLLPFGIYFGLSADPALLVPKSLLWWFLVPVLVVFPMYRALYRHQTAGFLVWFGGGFMLVAVVFFWFAFPKIDQQNPVLQAKASQLAASELYYYKIYNPAFSFYLQRPLKNIQEEAVPQRTMGYLITRKRHLEELDQMDIHYQKVFEGKDLFESPMTVVLRLLPDEQGKE
- a CDS encoding class I SAM-dependent methyltransferase; translation: MGDFNKTAHWDHVYQTKPLESVSWYQPVPKTSIQLIHELELPFSAKIIDIGGGDSLLVDHLLEMGYEDITVLDISLAAINRAKERLGHAAERIQWIVADVCDFRPNATYDLWHDRAAFHFLTEEKDIASYVEASQRTIAEDGKMILGTFSDKGPEKCSGLPIKQYTADLLETTFSPAFRKEKCFHEQHPTPNGSFQDFVFCRFAKK
- a CDS encoding lysylphosphatidylglycerol synthase transmembrane domain-containing protein; protein product: MPKKTLKLLLKVLLTGVAIYLVFRKIDLEATWQVIKKANLAFLVIAALCFVLSKILSSFRLNGLFRNLDVRLSERQNLKLYWIGMFYNLFLPGGIGGDGYKVYWLNKRFDAKVKKLLAAVLLDRVSGLIALVWLLLVIWFFVTVEWTAPWGINLDLIAAAGLCLVPLAFVGVIRWWFPSFWASTALTGGYSLLVQSAQLICAYFILLGLGVQTQILEYQFVFLLSSIVAVLPLTIGGVGARELVFIFSHEYMGIDKNVAVAFSLLFFLITALVSLAGATVKMEPGTAISEQ
- a CDS encoding glycosyltransferase family 2 protein, giving the protein MSQLQLSLVVTVYNEEENIQPLLAAVYEALEGISYELILVDDGSTDKTVAMAKQHANTATRVLIFNKNYGQTTALAAGIDHATGAYIVTMDGDLQNDPSDIPMMLQKAIDEDWDVVAGVRANRQDGFVLRKLPSKFANWMIRNTTKVYLKDYGCSLRVYKANIAQNMGLYGELHRFIPVLAKQEGARMTEVNVKHHPRIHGTSKYGLNRTFKVLADLILMLFFQKYLQRPIHIFGGLGLLALISGVLINFYLLVLKILGEDIWGRPILLVGLILVLGGLQLITTGIVAEIIVRTYFESQNKKTYTIKEVFQGA
- a CDS encoding arylsulfatase, producing MQYLKIACLLGAMLTLLHLGGCKETTSQQRQPNIVFIYADDLGKGMLGHEGQRHLSTPNIDRLATEGMRFSNATGSMLCAPARAALITGLHDCHARQFPITRGALYRKIGNDTYTHQEVENMINSGLDSIPNSQVFLGEVAQKAGYSTAQFGKLEWGFAASDYQMRRHGWQEYFGYLDHNRAHGFYPPFLFENGQLVNIPGNTRADCGKTIERETQEAFEQRWDMRGKAVYSQDLFMEKALDFIRNHKDQPFFLYFPTQLPHGPVAVPAVHSEVADSPVLTQIEKEYASMVKMLDHNVGQILDELDRLDLTENTLVVFTSDNGHEIYYTQEGRVLKPYTNMQTGERFDNLENKYYSELAGDVFNGNNGRAGMKRSNLQGGLEVPLLVRWPGHVPAGATSDLLVTNYDWLPTIADIVGFREPFVTDGISFLGEMTEGTQVDQHEFVVHSSFEGPTMIAKDGWKLRYFITKNVFELYYLPEDFKESADLSAKHPLKLAEMKALLREACDGDYRNGWYRPAVKQLDVEEHWNSSNAAKGSEK
- the feoB gene encoding ferrous iron transport protein B; translated protein: MPEVITPEKLSTFTVALIGNPNVGKTTIFNRLTGLRQKVGNYPGVTVDKRYASVKLGDQQATIIDLPGTYSIYPNSEDEVIVHRVLNGLDKSSKPDFVLAVVDMSSMERGLFLVTQIMDLGLPMAVVLNMADTAEEQGIKVKAHALYKALGVPVIQTNARSNKGINGILDLIGQQMFEKPTSFLDSDKLLPAELSANVREKFTLNNTYQAYQLIRFHNNEPILSQEDHDWLHEQVTQADFDLKATQIKETQERYAAIQQVLEQSVEKTDIQKKRLTDQLDKLFLHKIGGYAIFLCILLLIFQAVFAWSAVPMDLIDGFFARLSGTVAGWLPEGVLTDLITEGIIPGIGGVVIFIPQIALLFAFLGILEDTGYMSRVVFLMDRIMRPFGLNGKSVVPLISGIACAIPGIMASRNIGNWKDRLITIMVTPLMSCSARLPVYVILIGIAVPATNVGPFGLQALVMLGMYLLGVVAVLVTAWILKMVLHFKERSYLMVEMPMYRLPRWKDVLITMYSKSKTFVFEAGKVILAISIVLWVLASYGPSSAREEAIAAVEVPADGASEEAMLDYRHNLESAELESSYIGIAGQFIEPAIRPLGYDWKIGIALITSFAAREVFVSTMATLYSVGSEVEDELTIQQKLKSEVNPNTGEAVFNLATAISLMVFYAFAMQCMSTLAVVYRETKGWKWPVIQTVYMTALAYVSALIAYQLFS
- a CDS encoding DUF2905 domain-containing protein, with protein sequence MNSEMGKWIIGAGLVIVGIGLGIYFLGDKLNWLGRLPGDIRVERENFSFYFPVTSMILISIIVSLLLRLVHYLGR
- a CDS encoding FeoB-associated Cys-rich membrane protein gives rise to the protein MWQEIIVWTLFVGIVAWKVYQYFKPKKSNDLGCGCGKCDVAKKGELS